Within the Telopea speciosissima isolate NSW1024214 ecotype Mountain lineage chromosome 4, Tspe_v1, whole genome shotgun sequence genome, the region GAAAAAGTACCAATTCTTTCCTTGTCGTTAACATCTGTCTGTTAAGTGCTGACGTGAGACGTAGTTAGATTATTTATAATATCCAAACTAACCCTGAGTCTTtgatgacccttttacccttttgattaaaaacgattttcatcttctcttcttcttcttcccacccccacccctatGCAATCCCACCCCATTGTCGACTGCAACGCTGACTTCGCTGCCACTTCCCTCGGGTGATTAAGATACCCCATATCTCTGCATCTTCAAAGTTAGCCAAAGGTGGTTAGCCAAAGGTAGGCCAtccaaaatgaaagaaaactaaGCACAGAGCTGAGATCCCTCTGCAAAAAAAACTCTTAAACCCATccaacttttttcatttctaatAAAAACCCTACTCTCCAAACCACTCAAGAAACCAGCCATGATTTGAGCAAGGCCATCTGAAGATGGGTTTTATCGCAAAACCCTTTTGCCTCCTCTCCGTCACTCTGTTCCTCTTAGCAATATGTACACAAAGATAATCCATCCATTTACTATGAAGCTTAACTAATTACCATATAATTTTCTCCACCGTGCAAAGTAAGGTAAGACAGTTGAATGGATGCTATGGGTTTCATTTACAGATTCAAAAAGAGAATCTTTATCCTTTTTTCACATATCTTCAATATTCCTCAAACGGATATTTGATTTTGGACCTCCAAAACCATTCTTTCAAGCCTTTTATATGCTTGGAGGAGCAAAATCCAGCATATGAACATGAGAATGGCTGCCATGGCTAATCCCAGAAGTTGCAGAAACTGAAAAAACCCCATCTCTCTACCTCTCCCTTTCTCTGTTTCCTCTCTATTTACAGCTTCAAAGTTGATTGATTCTAAGGGAGGAGAGCAAAAGGTATTTGTAGATGGAAATTGGGGGTTCAAGAATGTTGGGAGGAGGGGAAAAGATTTTGTCCCACGCAGAGATTTAGAGGCAAAATCAAGAGCTGCAAAGACTACAGTTAGGTAACCAAGAGCAACAACCCGTGTTCCAGAGAAAAAGTGATGAGAACCTTCCTAGGGCAAATGCCGGTGAATACAACATCCAACGGGATCCTGAGAAAATGGTTCCAGTGCCAACAGCAGTTCCAGTGACGATGTTGATTCCGGCGGTCTAaatgttgggtaattgtattacaattccttacaaattattgaaacaacacgaattgcaatacaatagattaagcagtagaaactaggtttgacctttggctgaaatgagaagaccaaagcttgaatttgatgtagaaccacacccgcaacaacttgaacaagcttgaggttgagtcacacttgtggtgctgcctttaaggtaattgatgcctcctactgctaaggagtgttctgcaccactaccccaagataaaacaacctccaactagaagatgaagcagttcttctagtcccttgaaggagccaagagcttcaacacagcaaccctctaacacacttagaagaaaagagagagagagagaataatactcttagGCATTGCTAAGTATgagcatgaacatgtatccaaagatatctcttacaaagcaattggttgggtttatataggcccaagaccaatccttgcactcccttggaattctcaagaataaccatccacttatgaccaaattgaagaataagatttatgggcatgaatatggacatgaattggaggttaattccaaattcatggtcattccccactaagggtcatgaatgaccttaaaattcattcattctccactaagaccataaaggccttaaaaccccataaaatggacattctccactaaggaccataaaggccttaatacccataaagggagagacatcacctatggccatgaattgagaaatcaatctcattcaatatacttgacccaccttcccactcatgatagtgaccatgaatagactttagggtacccatagaatgttacaacctttggaattacttctatgatcacatgggtcccacaccataacaaagcaatcaaaaaaattttgaaacttaaaataaaataaaatatattttaaatctaacactAAACTCAACTTCTGCTCAACTTAAGCAGAATTTCTACCAAAACATCTGCCTCAATGTTGAAAAATATGTTCGTAATGTTGCTGAAAAGAAGTTCAATGAAACTGATATgatggcggtggcggtggcagcGGCGGCaatggtggcggtggaggaggaggcAGTGGCTGTAgtgatggcggtggtggtggcagtagAGGAGGAACAAAATggtgttttaaggttgaagatgatgaaaagggtatcaTTGTAATTCTACTTGTGGTGTTTTAAAACATGGGCAATATTATCTTTTCAAACCATTAACTAACAGTACCCTAACACCATCAAccataaggggtcaaaatgtaaggtgggaaaatcaaGGAGAGGAACGTGTGATTAGAGCAAAGTATAGGGGAGGGGCACGTAATTTTCCctactttttttaattttctattattttttaaatttttaaatattaattatttttaatattttaaaaaactaTTAAATTAAATTGTTCTATCAAAATGGACTAGGGTTCGATTAGATACGCATGCCAATTTTAAAAAACTATTGAGGTTGTACAGCTGAGTACAATATGAAACGCGACAAATAGTTGATCTATAGGGTCACCTTCAATGCATTGGTATTTCCTCTTTGGAATGATTcaagtagttattattatacCCATACCCAGAAGATTATTAATTTAACGTTGTTTATAGTTAACATGTACTATACGGGTTTCTTTTGACGGAATTCGACTTATGTTGGTCCGATCAAAGAGTATTACATTTTCAGATAATTAAGGACTATAGCTTTTTGATTTAAGATAAGTGTTACATCCGCACCCGAGATTCTAACGGTTTATCTCTAaccttgtgacgtgtagatggtGCTGCCATGTATGTTGGTGAGTTGTTTTCGATGATGGTCAAACTCAgttacaagatcattgactttGACACAGGTTTGCCCATCGAGGAGAGGTTTCTCAACCGGGAGTGGGAGAAATTCGTCGATGGCGACTTCctcgactatcctcctagtacaAGCCCTAAGAGCGAAGAGTACCGGAAGGAACACCCCGTATCGAGCCATATCGACATTTCGTCTCTCGATGAAGTTAGCATCACTGTGAGGAAACTCTTGGGGTCACGGAGGACTCACCGTGATGGGTGAGGGGTAACCTACTGACCCTATTTACTACTTGTTACTACCCTATCGTAGTTCTGAAGGTCCGGGCCAGCCTATGGAGCTTTGACAGAAGGGTCGAGATAAGGACGTAAGCCCACtggtcaaattctgctactctgggAGATTGACccttgtttaattaaaatggcATAACTTATTCTTCCGAATTTCAttgctttgattccaatttttctagAAAGTAAATTCATAGagcttaattttattagaagaaaccattgtCCAATTCTGCCTCCAGGTGATCTAGAATTTTACTTCAAGTTGTTGTCTTGGATTGAATTCTTCTATTTTTGCAGATTGACCCCTGTCCAGTTAAAATGGAATAACTCTATCATCTGAACCTCGTTTTCTTTGATTATTgattttttagaaactagactcataggacttcattttgttagaagaaaccattttTCAATTCTCCCTCCTAGTGAGCTGTAATTCCACTTAAAACCCAAATTTTTCTGCTGTTACACTACTggtcgattgccactggtcgatccggatcaaccagtccaatggaccagtgctGCTATCTTGTGTAAATTTCTTTCCCAgtgtgtggggcccagtgtctTGCACCATCAATCACCTCCCCGCATCCCAACTAACTCGTGGGAATATTACCCCAgcaatgtgaccatgtgggCCCACTTATAGGCTTAAGTGCTTAGGAATAGGCTATAGAATGtgtttttctttaaaactaACCTAGCCAAAAAGACCCTGGGTCTACTACCTATATAAACTATCTTAAACTCCAGAAATCTTTCCCTATTCATTTTGttgagaggagaaggagagaaagagaaagaagggagaggaaagggaagagaagtgatTGGAGAAAGCTTGGATTCCTCCATTGTGCTTGAGATCATCAAGGTAAATACCCTAACCCCACGATTTTCCCCTCTCTTGAACCCTTGTTGTTTCCTTTTCTGAAGTTTAAACCATAGATTTACCAATCTATTGGCCCCCATGTTAAATCCTTCATATGTATGAGCTTAggaacccaaacccatgaacATGCAACCCAATCTCTTGTTGTAAATCCTTTTCTTTAAGGTTCCAAATCATGAAACACATCAATATTTAGATGTTAAAATGATATTGTGACTAGCAATGATAGCTCATGCTCCCTACATGTGAATCTCATAGTTAGAACCCCAAACCCCCATGCATGCAAGCCCAAAACCCCTCTTGGATTGCTTCCTTTAATTTCCAAAGCTTGAACCTATCATGTATGTTAGTTGCCTCCATGAAAATGTCTATTTAAACATGTAGTTAATGAGTTCAAACCATGGGTTTGTAAGATAGAACTCATTCCTATCCATGCATGTTCAATCTTCTCATTCCACCATGAAATCTAGCTCACATATGATTTACCTGTGTACCTTGATTATAAATCTCAGCTTTGGATTAGTAGAATCACGCCAAATCCTCAGAAAACATCTATTTCTTGAGCTGTACTTGTACTggtcgattgccactggtccattagATGGACCattaccaatcgaccactactaGAAACCTTGCCCAAATGCAAGCTTGGTCAGCCCATGGCCTGTAAAACCTTGTATTAGGCCTTTTGTGTTGAAACCCATGCCAACCCAGCCCTATGCCTACTGTTTGGAGTCAGTCTGATACCCGGAATGGTGATTGGCCAACCAAGCCTAgttggggacaataccctgacccaAACCCTATTGGAACCACTTATATAACACCCTAGGGGCCCTCTTGGTGTGAAACCATGACCCCTTTTCTCAATTTtactgttgcagccctactggtccattgccaccggtccattggatggaccagtaccaatcgaccactactgCTGTCTTTCCAGTTTTGAGTCTGGCTTTGGTTTAAAACTTAAACCAAGGGTACCCCTGGACTCCATAGCCATTTACATATCTCTTATTAtttgcttttgatttaattaacccTAGGCTATAACAACTTGTCCGCCGACATGTATCGGAGTGCTTTTGAGGACCGACAGTCCTTTGAGCAAATAGATCTTAGctaaggtgagtgggtttgggtgattgtttgggtttgacTATATCTATGCATACCCATTATTATATTGAATTGCATTCAAGCatgttgcatacttgcattataTTCTTGATAGAAGGATTATATGATTCTGGTTGTGAATTATATTTCATTACTTATGTTGGGTTACGATGTCGGGAGTGCTGGTACTGGAACCCCACGGAATAAATTACTATTGCTTGTCATATTGGCCTGTATGCGCTGTGTCATGCTGGTTCCCGGGTGTTAAATggtatgggacattgatgcacttagaatacctctcgagatgatAGGATTTTGTATGTAATATAACTACGATTAGGTTTTATTtctcctatgctacgacccttaccaatagaggtttaggtgttgggtgatctgggctccttgttgcctgtgggggagagaggccaagtcaggGATGAtcactgatcatcggggtctgcctctgggtgattttggtggcttcgactgGCGTGGTCCCctggtaacaattgaggtttcattgtggtgataacATAAGTGATCCATGGTGATTCCCGAGCtgttatagtagcatataccattgacttagtttgtgttaggtgaaaaatctactaacatttacatgcatcatggactatgtgtgaacTGTGTGTTTGtccattccccatcccctcactagctcagtggagctaactcCCTTTGTGCACACTCTTTTAGACTTTGATCCCTATCTTCTGCACTTCTATATTAATGTCTATTAATGTTAGTTAATGATTGTGTATCGAGACACTACATTTGTGATCCTGACagcttattgggatgacacgtgtcatcctagtcacccctttattgtattttattcccaCCAGGAATAAGGGCTTGATagcgtggtatcagagtgtgATGCTCTGTACCAGTCACAGTCTAGCGAAAGGCatttgatttactctccacaactAGGTTCTAACTTAAAAAGCTTCAAGAGAATAATTAAAGTGTGTGCAAacctagggagaagactagctaggtgtGAAAGCCGAGAATAGTAGTATATAATAGGAGAACGAAACATGATAACGAAAAAATCAACTTTTATTAATAACCCCGACTGATACTACAACGGCCTCCCACAGAAACATTTACCAATTTTAGCTGTTTAAGATTTCAAGTTCTTACTAGTGTACAAACTATGAGATGGATCACTTTCTCTTGAGTCATCTTAGGCTTTAAATGCACTGACGGTCTTAAACTTGAATAGGTATCCGTCATGGTTAATACTCGTTCAAGTGGGAACCGTTCCCCTCCACGGGATGTTGCCGATGACACCTCCACTATGGCCTTACCAGAGCCCCCTCTCATCCACAACAATGCGAATGTAGCTGCGTTGTTAGGGAATATGTTGCGGGCCATGCAACAAGAGCACAGAGAGGCGCAACTAGAGCAACGTCAATTCATGTAAGCTATGACTGCGCAACTCCAAGAAATTGCTAAAGAAAGGCAACAAGTGCCCCCTTCATCTCCTGCAGCTGTCCCTGCACATGATAACCCTCCTCTAGCCCCTGTTGCTGCTGGAGTACCCTTGGCACAAGCAGTGCCCACACCTCTTCCTCCTACTCCCGAAGCTCCAACAGTTCGTGTTTTGGCACAAAATTGGGAAGATGCTTCCAAATTATCTGAGAAATTCCAAAAGCATtgtcctccaaccttctacaagatgtCTCACGATTCCTTGTTCCTGATCACTTAGATTAGGGATATTGAGAGGAAATTTGAAGTACTTCCCTGCAGCAACGGCGATAAGATAAGGTGCACTATGTTCCAACTCCATGGTGACGCCGATGCTTGGTGGCATTCCTCCAAGGAGAGGGGCCCAATTCACTAAGGCCTTCCTCAAGAATTACTTTCCTTAGAACTTCCATGACAAGAAGGAAGCCGAATTCATGAGCTTGCATCAAGGATCTAAGTCGGTCCTCGAATACCAACGAACATTCGAGGATTTGTTCTATTTTGCCCCGCCGCATATGAAGCCCAAAGAGATGAAAGCAAGAAGTTTTGAGAAGGAACTGAGACCCAGTATTAGTACTTCTGTGGTACTGCAtaagtaccctacttatgcaTAGGTAGTCCAAGCTGCTAAGATAATTGAGGATCAGTAGAGGGAAAACAACAAAGCATTATAGGCCGGTAAGAGGCCTATGACTTCCTATGATTCTCGAGGGTCTACCAAGTTCCAGAAGAGAGGGACCTATTCTACTGCCTCTCCTATTCAGTCCCGTAGGCCTGAGGCAGCCCAAGTACCCAAGCCCGCATCGAACCCTCACTATGGAACTCAGACCCTCATATGCTATAATTATAAGGAATCCGGGCATATGATCAAAGATTGCCCGCATCCCAAGATGATAGGCCCTCCACCTTTTGCAGTTCCTAAAGCACCCTATGCTAAGGCAGCCGTTCGctttctcctcccttccccaGCCAACAGAACTTAAGGGCATGTGTACTCTGTCACCAATGAGGAAACCTAGGCTGATCCTAACATTATTATAGGTAATGCACTTGACTCGTGGGATGTGCATTCATGTAGGTTATTGTTGTTATGATTGGATTGTTTGGTGTCTGTCAGGTATGATTTTTGTTTATTCTCAACTTGCCTATGCGTTGTTTGATTAGGGGGCGTCACATTCCTTTGTGTCCCCTTATTTTGCTAATAAAATGCCGATCAAACCAAAGCAAATGACCCAGAACATGGTAGTCACTACACCAACGGGTAGTAAGGTAGAACTTAGCATGATTTATGATCCTTGTCCCGTACGTGTGTGTAACCATGGGCTAGAAGCAAGTTTGATAGTTCTGGACATGAAGGACTTCGACGTTATTTTgggtatggattggctatccatCCATGGGGTCAATCTAATCTGTTCAGAAAGGAAGATCCTATTCAAACCAAAAGAAGGTGAAGAATTCATGTTCAAGGGCATTAGACGGGAGAAGCCCAAAAAGGCCATTATCTCTGCTCTCCAAGTCCAGAAGTtattggatgaaggatgtcagtATTACCTGGCATCCATGGTAGATACTGAAGCAAAGGTCAAACCACTAGAGGAGATAAATGTAGCAAAGGACTTTTTGGATGTCTTTCCGGAAGACCTGACATGGTTGCCATCGGATAGTGAGAcggagttcatgatagatctggTACCTGGTGCAGCCTCAGTCTCTAAGGCCCCCTATAGGATGGCCCCAACTGAGTTAAAGGAGATACAGGAACAACTTAAGGACTTGTTGAAGAAAGGcttcattagacccagtgtatcaccttAGGGAGCACCTGTACTGTTTgtgaagaaggatggtagtatgagGATGTGCATAGACTATAGTGAGCTTAATaagttgacaatcaagaaccggtacCCTTTACCTAGGATCGATGACTTGTTCAATCAACTACAAGGTGCCAAAGTGTTTTCAAAGATTGACCTTCGATCGGGGTACCATCAATTAAAAATCAGGGATAGCGAC harbors:
- the LOC122659218 gene encoding uncharacterized protein LOC122659218, producing the protein MPIKPKQMTQNMVVTTPTGSKVELSMIYDPCPVRVCNHGLEASLIVLDMKDFDVILGMDWLSIHGVNLICSERKILFKPKEGEEFMFKGIRREKPKKAIISALQVQKLLDEGCQYYLASMVDTEAKVKPLEEINVAKDFLDVFPEDLTWLPSDSETEFMIDLVPGAASVSKAPYRMAPTELKEIQEQLKDLLKKGFIRPSVSP